The Mustela erminea isolate mMusErm1 chromosome 18, mMusErm1.Pri, whole genome shotgun sequence genome has a window encoding:
- the TOP3A gene encoding DNA topoisomerase 3-alpha isoform X2: MIFPVARCALRWLERPGARTLSRAAMAVAFRGVRKILCVAEKNDAAKGIADLLSNGRMRRREGFSKFNKIYEFDYHLYGQNVTMIMTSVSGHLLAHDFQMQFRKWQSCNPLVLFEAEIEKYCPENFVDIKKTLERETRQCQALVIWTDCDREGENIGFEIIHVCRAVKPNLPVLRARFSEITPRAVRAACENLTEPDQRVSDAVDVRQELDLRIGAAFTRFQTLRLQRIFPEVLAEQLISYGSCQFPTLGFVVERFKAIQAFVPEIFHKIKVTHDHKDGVVEFNWKRHRLFNHTACLVLYQLCMEDPRATVVEVRSKAKSKWRPQALDTVELEKLASRKLRINAKETMRIAEKLYTQGYISYPRTETNIFPKDLNLTVLVEQQIPDPRWGAFAQSILERGGPTPRNGNKSDQAHPPIHPTKYTGSLQGDEQRLYEFIVRHFLACCSHDAQGQETTVEIDIAQERFVAHGLVILARNYLDVYPYDHWSDKTLPVYERGARFQPSTVEMVDGETSPPQLLTEADLIALMEKHGIGTDATHAEHIETIKARMYVGLTADKRFLPGHLGMGLVEGYDSMGYEMSKPDLRAELEADLKLICEGKKDKWVVLRQQVQKYKQVFIEAVAKAKKLDEALAQYFGEGAEVAQEEAIYPSMPEPIKKCPQCNKDMVLKTKKNGGFYLSCTGFPECRSAVWFPDSVLEASRDASVCPVCQPHPVYRLKLKFKRGSLPPTMPLEFVGCIGGCDETLREILDLRFSRGPPRASQSASQPSNYLQASQSLNRMDSTPWMPPPPATAAGGSNSVTCNCGQEAVLLTVRKEGPNQGRQFYKCNGGGCSFFLWANSSPPEAGGPPSSASRPPGGSMGRPPATGDHRGRSGRPGDDSGGGGGGGSMSCLCSQPAVTRTVQKDGPNKGRQFHTCAKPREQQCGFFQWVDENMAPDTTVARTPHSSCS; this comes from the exons ATGATCTTCCCGGTCGCCCGTTGCGCGCTCCGCTGGCTGGAACGGCCGGGAGCCCGGACCTTGTCCCGCGCTGCCATGGCGGTGGCCTTCCGAGGCGTGCGGAAAATTCTCTGTGTGGCCGAGAAGAACGACGCGGCCAAGGGGATAGCCGACCTGCTGTCCAACGGTCGCATGAGGCGG aGGGAAGGATTTTCAAAATTCAACAAGATCTATGAATTTGATTATCATCTATATGGCCAG AATGTTACCATGATAATGACTTCAGTTTCTGGACATTTGCTGGCTCATGATTTCCAGATGCAGTTTCGCAAATG gCAGAGCTGCAATCCCCTGGTCCTCTTTGAAGCAGAAATTGAAAAGTATTGCCCGGAGAATTTTGTAGACATCAAG AAAACTCTGGAACGAGAGACTCGGCAGTGCCAGGCCCTGGTGATCTGGACCGACTGTGATAGAGAAGGTGAAAATATCGGGTTTGAAATTATCCACGTGTGCAGGGCTG TGAAACCCAATCTGCCGGTGCTGAGAGCCCGTTTCTCAGAGATCACCCCCCGAGCCGTCCGGGCGGCCTGTGAAAACCTGACGGAGCCCGATCAGAGAGTGAGCGATGCTGTGGATGTGAGGCAGGAGCTGGACCTGAGAATCG GAGCCGCCTTCACTAGGTTCCAGACCCTGAGGCTTCAGAGGATTTTTCCCGAGGTGTTGGCAGAGCAGCTAATCAGTTATGGCAGCTGCCAGTTCCCGACCCTGGGGTTCGTGGTGGAGAGATTCAAAGCCATTCAGGCTTTTGTGCCGGAAATCTTCCACAAAATTAAAG TAACTCATGACCATAAAGATGGAGTCGTAGAATTCAACTGGAAAAGGCATCGTCTCTTTAACCACACGGCTTGTCTTGTCCTCTACCAGCTGTGCATGGAG GATCCCAGGGCAACCGTGGTGGAGGTCAGGTCTAAGGCAAAGAGCAAGTGGAGGCCTCAAGCTTTGGACACTGTG GAACTTGAGAAGCTGGCTTCTCGAAAGTTGAGAATAAATGCTAAAGAAACCATGAGGATTGCCGAAAAGCTCTACACTCAAGG GTACATCAGCTATCCTCGCACTGAAACTAACATTTTCCCCAAAGACTTGAACCTGACTGTGCTGGTGGAGCAGCAGATCCCAGATCCACGCTGGGGCGCCTTTGCCCAGAGCATTCTGGAACGGGGTGGCCCCACTCCACGCAATGGGAACAAGTCTGATCAAGCTCACCCTCCCATCCACCCCACCAAATATACCGGCAGCCTGCAG GGAGACGAGCAGCGACTGTATGAGTTCATAGTGCGCCATTTCCTGGCCTGCTGCTCCCACGATGCTCAGGGCCAGGAGACCACTGTGGAGATCGACATCGCACAGGAACGCTTCGTGGCTCATGGCCTCGTGATTTTGGCCCGCAACTATCTGGACGTGTACCCGTATGACCACTGGAGTGACAAG ACCCTCCCTGTCTACGAGAGAGGTGCCCGCTTCCAGCCCAGCACTGTGGAGATGGTGGACGGGGAGACCAGCCCACCCCAGCTGCTCACCGAAGCCGACCTCATCGCCCTCATGGAGAAGCACGGCATTG GGACTGATGCCACTCACGCGGAGCACATCGAGACAATCAAGGCCCGGATGTACGTTGGGCTCACGGCGGACAAGCGGTTTCTCCCGGGGCATCTGGGCATGGGGCTCGTGGAAG GTTATGACTCCATGGGCTATGAGATGTCCAAGCCTGACCTCCGGGCTGAGCTGGAAGCTGACCTGAAGCTGATCTGTGAAGGCAAGAAGGACAAGTGGGTGGTTCTAAGGCAGCAAGTCCAGAAATACAAGCAGGTTTTCATTGAAGCGGTGGCCAAAGCTAAGAA ATTGGATGAGGCGTTAGCCCAGTACtttggggaaggggctgaggtGGCCCAGGAGGAAGCCATCTACCCAAGCATGCCGGAGCCCATCAAGAAGTGTCCACAGTGCAACAAGGACATGGTCCTCAAGACCAAGAAGAATGGCGG GTTCTACCTCAGCTGCACGGGCTTCCCAGAATGCCGGTCAGCCGTGTGGTTCCCTGACTCTGTGCTGGAGGCCAGCAGGGACGCGAGCGTGTGTCCAGTGTGTCAGCCGCACCCGGTTTACAG GTTAAAGCTGAAGTTCAAACGCGGCAGCCTTCCCCCAACCATGCCCCTGGAGTTTGTCGGCTGCATTGGCGGATGCGATGAGACACTGCGGGAGATCTTGGACCTGAGGTTCTCACGGGGCCCTCCCAGAGCTTCCCAGTCAGCCAGCCAGCCCTCGAACTACCTGCAGGCTAGCCAGTCCCTAAACAGAATGGACAGCACCCCCTGGATGCCACCACCACCTGCTACCGCCGCGGGGGGCAGCAACTCGGTGACCTGCAACTGCGGCCAGGAGGCTGTCCTGCTCACAGTGCGAAAGGAGGGCCCCAACCAGGGCCGGCAGTTCTACAAGTGCAATGGTGGCGGCTGCAGCTTCTTCCTATGGGCCAACAGCAGCCCCCCAGAAGCTGGGgggcctccctcctctgcctcaaGACCccctggtggctcaatgggcCGCCCGCCTGCCACAGGGGACCACCGGGGCAGGTCTGGCCGACCCGGGGATGAcagtggtggtggcggtggcgggGGGAGCATGTCCTGCCTATGCAGCCAGCCTGCCGTCACCCGGACTGTGCAGAAGGACGGCCCCAATAAGGGCCGC
- the TOP3A gene encoding DNA topoisomerase 3-alpha isoform X1 produces the protein MIFPVARCALRWLERPGARTLSRAAMAVAFRGVRKILCVAEKNDAAKGIADLLSNGRMRRREGFSKFNKIYEFDYHLYGQNVTMIMTSVSGHLLAHDFQMQFRKWQSCNPLVLFEAEIEKYCPENFVDIKKTLERETRQCQALVIWTDCDREGENIGFEIIHVCRAVKPNLPVLRARFSEITPRAVRAACENLTEPDQRVSDAVDVRQELDLRIGAAFTRFQTLRLQRIFPEVLAEQLISYGSCQFPTLGFVVERFKAIQAFVPEIFHKIKVTHDHKDGVVEFNWKRHRLFNHTACLVLYQLCMEDPRATVVEVRSKAKSKWRPQALDTVELEKLASRKLRINAKETMRIAEKLYTQGYISYPRTETNIFPKDLNLTVLVEQQIPDPRWGAFAQSILERGGPTPRNGNKSDQAHPPIHPTKYTGSLQGDEQRLYEFIVRHFLACCSHDAQGQETTVEIDIAQERFVAHGLVILARNYLDVYPYDHWSDKTLPVYERGARFQPSTVEMVDGETSPPQLLTEADLIALMEKHGIGTDATHAEHIETIKARMYVGLTADKRFLPGHLGMGLVEGYDSMGYEMSKPDLRAELEADLKLICEGKKDKWVVLRQQVQKYKQVFIEAVAKAKKLDEALAQYFGEGAEVAQEEAIYPSMPEPIKKCPQCNKDMVLKTKKNGGFYLSCTGFPECRSAVWFPDSVLEASRDASVCPVCQPHPVYRLKLKFKRGSLPPTMPLEFVGCIGGCDETLREILDLRFSRGPPRASQSASQPSNYLQASQSLNRMDSTPWMPPPPATAAGGSNSVTCNCGQEAVLLTVRKEGPNQGRQFYKCNGGGCSFFLWANSSPPEAGGPPSSASRPPGGSMGRPPATGDHRGRSGRPGDDSGGGGGGGSMSCLCSQPAVTRTVQKDGPNKGRQFHTCAKPREQQCGFFQWVDENMAPGTFRALSWPGSRGGGQRPEARSKRARAGSTDSGSMPKKPRKCSLCHQPGHTRPFCPQNR, from the exons ATGATCTTCCCGGTCGCCCGTTGCGCGCTCCGCTGGCTGGAACGGCCGGGAGCCCGGACCTTGTCCCGCGCTGCCATGGCGGTGGCCTTCCGAGGCGTGCGGAAAATTCTCTGTGTGGCCGAGAAGAACGACGCGGCCAAGGGGATAGCCGACCTGCTGTCCAACGGTCGCATGAGGCGG aGGGAAGGATTTTCAAAATTCAACAAGATCTATGAATTTGATTATCATCTATATGGCCAG AATGTTACCATGATAATGACTTCAGTTTCTGGACATTTGCTGGCTCATGATTTCCAGATGCAGTTTCGCAAATG gCAGAGCTGCAATCCCCTGGTCCTCTTTGAAGCAGAAATTGAAAAGTATTGCCCGGAGAATTTTGTAGACATCAAG AAAACTCTGGAACGAGAGACTCGGCAGTGCCAGGCCCTGGTGATCTGGACCGACTGTGATAGAGAAGGTGAAAATATCGGGTTTGAAATTATCCACGTGTGCAGGGCTG TGAAACCCAATCTGCCGGTGCTGAGAGCCCGTTTCTCAGAGATCACCCCCCGAGCCGTCCGGGCGGCCTGTGAAAACCTGACGGAGCCCGATCAGAGAGTGAGCGATGCTGTGGATGTGAGGCAGGAGCTGGACCTGAGAATCG GAGCCGCCTTCACTAGGTTCCAGACCCTGAGGCTTCAGAGGATTTTTCCCGAGGTGTTGGCAGAGCAGCTAATCAGTTATGGCAGCTGCCAGTTCCCGACCCTGGGGTTCGTGGTGGAGAGATTCAAAGCCATTCAGGCTTTTGTGCCGGAAATCTTCCACAAAATTAAAG TAACTCATGACCATAAAGATGGAGTCGTAGAATTCAACTGGAAAAGGCATCGTCTCTTTAACCACACGGCTTGTCTTGTCCTCTACCAGCTGTGCATGGAG GATCCCAGGGCAACCGTGGTGGAGGTCAGGTCTAAGGCAAAGAGCAAGTGGAGGCCTCAAGCTTTGGACACTGTG GAACTTGAGAAGCTGGCTTCTCGAAAGTTGAGAATAAATGCTAAAGAAACCATGAGGATTGCCGAAAAGCTCTACACTCAAGG GTACATCAGCTATCCTCGCACTGAAACTAACATTTTCCCCAAAGACTTGAACCTGACTGTGCTGGTGGAGCAGCAGATCCCAGATCCACGCTGGGGCGCCTTTGCCCAGAGCATTCTGGAACGGGGTGGCCCCACTCCACGCAATGGGAACAAGTCTGATCAAGCTCACCCTCCCATCCACCCCACCAAATATACCGGCAGCCTGCAG GGAGACGAGCAGCGACTGTATGAGTTCATAGTGCGCCATTTCCTGGCCTGCTGCTCCCACGATGCTCAGGGCCAGGAGACCACTGTGGAGATCGACATCGCACAGGAACGCTTCGTGGCTCATGGCCTCGTGATTTTGGCCCGCAACTATCTGGACGTGTACCCGTATGACCACTGGAGTGACAAG ACCCTCCCTGTCTACGAGAGAGGTGCCCGCTTCCAGCCCAGCACTGTGGAGATGGTGGACGGGGAGACCAGCCCACCCCAGCTGCTCACCGAAGCCGACCTCATCGCCCTCATGGAGAAGCACGGCATTG GGACTGATGCCACTCACGCGGAGCACATCGAGACAATCAAGGCCCGGATGTACGTTGGGCTCACGGCGGACAAGCGGTTTCTCCCGGGGCATCTGGGCATGGGGCTCGTGGAAG GTTATGACTCCATGGGCTATGAGATGTCCAAGCCTGACCTCCGGGCTGAGCTGGAAGCTGACCTGAAGCTGATCTGTGAAGGCAAGAAGGACAAGTGGGTGGTTCTAAGGCAGCAAGTCCAGAAATACAAGCAGGTTTTCATTGAAGCGGTGGCCAAAGCTAAGAA ATTGGATGAGGCGTTAGCCCAGTACtttggggaaggggctgaggtGGCCCAGGAGGAAGCCATCTACCCAAGCATGCCGGAGCCCATCAAGAAGTGTCCACAGTGCAACAAGGACATGGTCCTCAAGACCAAGAAGAATGGCGG GTTCTACCTCAGCTGCACGGGCTTCCCAGAATGCCGGTCAGCCGTGTGGTTCCCTGACTCTGTGCTGGAGGCCAGCAGGGACGCGAGCGTGTGTCCAGTGTGTCAGCCGCACCCGGTTTACAG GTTAAAGCTGAAGTTCAAACGCGGCAGCCTTCCCCCAACCATGCCCCTGGAGTTTGTCGGCTGCATTGGCGGATGCGATGAGACACTGCGGGAGATCTTGGACCTGAGGTTCTCACGGGGCCCTCCCAGAGCTTCCCAGTCAGCCAGCCAGCCCTCGAACTACCTGCAGGCTAGCCAGTCCCTAAACAGAATGGACAGCACCCCCTGGATGCCACCACCACCTGCTACCGCCGCGGGGGGCAGCAACTCGGTGACCTGCAACTGCGGCCAGGAGGCTGTCCTGCTCACAGTGCGAAAGGAGGGCCCCAACCAGGGCCGGCAGTTCTACAAGTGCAATGGTGGCGGCTGCAGCTTCTTCCTATGGGCCAACAGCAGCCCCCCAGAAGCTGGGgggcctccctcctctgcctcaaGACCccctggtggctcaatgggcCGCCCGCCTGCCACAGGGGACCACCGGGGCAGGTCTGGCCGACCCGGGGATGAcagtggtggtggcggtggcgggGGGAGCATGTCCTGCCTATGCAGCCAGCCTGCCGTCACCCGGACTGTGCAGAAGGACGGCCCCAATAAGGGCCGC